From Marmota flaviventris isolate mMarFla1 chromosome X, mMarFla1.hap1, whole genome shotgun sequence, the proteins below share one genomic window:
- the Armcx3 gene encoding armadillo repeat-containing X-linked protein 3, with amino-acid sequence MGYARKVGWVTAGLVIGAGACYCIYRLTRGRKQSKEKMAEGGSGDVDDSGDCSGARYNDWSDDDDDSNESKSIVWYPPWARIGTEAGTRARARARARATRARRAVQKRASPNSDDTVLSPQELQKVLCLVEMSEKPYILEAALIALGNNAAYAFNRDIIRDLGGLPIVAKILNTRDPIVKEKALIVLNNLSVNAENQRRLKIYMNQVCDDTITSRLNSSVQLAGLRLLTNMTVTNEYQHMLANSISDFFRLFSAGNEETKLQVLKLLLNLAENPAMTRELLRAQVPSSLGFLFNKKENKEVILKLLVILENVNDNFKWEENESTQNQFGEGSLFFFLKEFQVCADKVLGIESHHDFLVKVKVGKFMAKLTEHMFPKSQE; translated from the coding sequence ATGGGCTACGCCAGGAAAGTAGGCTGGGTGACTGCAGGCCTGGTGATTGGGGCTGGCGCCTGCTATTGCATTTATAGACTGACCCGGGGAAGAAAACAGAGCAAGGAGAAAATGGCAGAGggtggttctggggatgtggATGATTCTGGGGACTGTTCTGGGGCCAGGTATAATGACTggtctgatgatgatgatgacagtaATGAGAGCAAGAGTATAGTGTGGTACCCACCTTGGGCCCGGATTGGGACAGAGGCCGGGACCAGAGCTAGAGCCAGGGCAAGGGCCAGGGCTACCCGAGCACGTAGGGCTGTCCAGAAAAGGGCTTCCCCTAATTCAGATGATACTGTTTTGTCCCCTCAAGAGCTACAAAAAGTTCTTTGTTTGGTTGAGATGTCTGAAAAGCCTTATATTCTTGAAGCAGCTTTAATTGCTCTGGGTAACAATGCTGCTTATGCATTTAACAGAGATATCATTCGTGATCTGGGTGGTCTCCCAATTGTTGCAAAGATTCTTAATACTCGGGATCCCATCGTTAAGGAAAAGGCTTTAATTGTCCTAAATAACTTGAGTGTGAATGCTGAAAATCAGCGCAGGCTTAAGATATACATGAATCAAGTATGTGATGACACAATCACTTCTCGCTTGAACTCATCTGTGCAGCTGGCTGGACTAAGATTGCTTACGAATATGACTGTTACTAATGAGTATCAGCACATGCTTGCTAATTCCATTTCGGATTTTTTCCGTTTATTTTCAGCGGGAAATGAAGAAACTAAACTTCAGGTTTTGAAACTCCTTTTGAATTTGGCTGAAAATCCAGCTATGACTAGAGAATTGCTCAGGGCCCAAGTGCCATCTTCACTGGGTTTCCTCTTTAataagaaagagaacaaagaggTTATTCTTAAACTTCTGGTCATTCTTGAGAATGTAAATGACAATtttaaatgggaagaaaatgaatctACTCAGAATCAATTCGGTGAAGggtcactatttttctttttaaaagaatttcaagtGTGTGCTGATAAGGTTCTGGGAATAGAAAGTCACCATGATTTTTTGGTGAAAGTAAAAGTTGGAAAATTCATGGCCAAACTGACTGAGCATATGTTCCCAAAGAGCCAGGAATAA
- the LOC114091947 gene encoding protein ARMCX6 has protein sequence MGRAREMGWMAAGLMIGAGACYCVYKLTIGRDDSDKLEEEDEEEWDDDQELDEEEREIWFDFTTMARPWSEDEDWTEPGAPGGTEDRQSGGGKANRAHPIKQRPFPYEHKNTWSAQTFKNVSCILDLSKCPSIQGKKLFAEPKDAVFSLSHDIRSHLANLSICGNTLPTPNPTVREEALCAPGNLNASTENQGQIKMFINGVCQETVPRSCNSFLQQAGLNLLISMTVINNMLAKSVSDLKFPLIPERSGCAKVQVLEPLMGLSEKPLLAGELLGAQMLFSFMSLFIRSANREVLLETLTP, from the coding sequence ATGGGCCGGGCCCGGGAAATGGGTTGGATGGCGGCAGGACTAATGATTGGAGCTGGTGCCTGCTACTGTGTTTACAAACTGACCATAGGAAGAGACGACAGTGACAAATTGGAGGAGGAGGACGAAGAAGAATGGGATGATGACCAGGAGCTGGATGAAGAGGAGCGCGAAATTTGGTTTGATTTCACAACAATGGCTCGCCCTTGGAGTGAGGATGAGGATTGGACTGAACCTGGGGCCCCAGGTGGCACAGAGGACAGGCAATCAGGGGGTGGCAAGGCCAACAGAGCACACCCAATAAAACAACGGCCATTCCCatatgaacataaaaatacatgGAGTGCACAAACCTTTAAAAATGTCAGTTGTATTCTAGACCTCTCCAAGTGTCCTTCTATTCAGGGAAAAAAGTTGTTTGCTGAGCCCAAGGATGCTGTTTTTTCACTTAGCCACGATATCAGGAGTCATTTGGCCAACCTTTCCATCTGTGGAAacacactccccacccccaaccccactgTGAGGGAGGAAGCTTTGTGTGCCCCAGGTAACTTGAATGCCAGTACTGAAAATCAGGGCCAGATTAAGATGTTCATCAATGGAGTGTGTCAGGAGACTGTGCCACGTAGCTGCAACTCATTTCTGCAGCAGGCCGGATTAAATTTGTTAATAAGCATGACAGTTATTAATAACATGCTTGCCAAGTCCGTTTCAGACTTGAAGTTTCCTTTGATACCCGAAAGAAGTGGCTGTGCTAAGGTTCAGGTTTTAGAACCGTTGATGGGTTTGTCTGAAAAGCCACTCTTGGCAGGGGAGTTGCTGGGTGCCCAGATGCTGTTCTCATTCATGTCCCTCTTTATCAGAAGTGCAAACAGAGAGGTTCTCCTGGAAACCCTCACCCCTTAA